The Sulfurimonas hydrogeniphila genome includes a window with the following:
- a CDS encoding DUF7488 domain-containing protein: protein MLRLFLILHLFFFNVYACKGGYDFCVKKAKDAKIIHDRALFIPVEKNHRIVFSRQKPQSKILKHDPFLSLYLIEEKTSFAYPYDLNMRLQLGTAIVNAEEAKEGSMLVHQVGLDFFGKYSQKLSLPAIISSSCCSLEAVVSKKGVIEKEYLQYFLKTEKVRYADIGVRVNDANRSVVVIASDPYMPDNPFKKGDCILYYDNKKVKNAASFMRKVLFGSLGAKHTVQIKRGGKLLTFEVQSRQRYGGGFLSDTFLEQKGIYFDEGLHVSRLKKAFKNYGLKSGDRLIQVNGITVKNQEELRKYIENFKDCSSLLFERNNFQFFVKIK from the coding sequence GTGCTTCGCCTGTTTCTCATACTGCATTTATTCTTTTTCAATGTTTATGCCTGTAAAGGCGGGTATGATTTTTGTGTCAAAAAAGCAAAAGATGCAAAAATCATACATGACAGGGCACTTTTTATTCCTGTCGAAAAAAATCACCGTATTGTCTTTTCCCGACAAAAACCCCAATCAAAAATTTTAAAACATGACCCCTTTTTGTCTCTGTATCTTATCGAAGAGAAAACCTCTTTTGCCTATCCGTATGATCTGAATATGCGTTTACAGCTTGGAACTGCTATAGTCAATGCCGAGGAAGCCAAAGAAGGAAGTATGCTGGTACATCAGGTAGGACTCGACTTTTTTGGAAAATACAGTCAAAAACTTTCTTTGCCGGCTATCATCAGCAGCAGCTGCTGCTCTTTGGAAGCTGTTGTCAGTAAAAAAGGGGTGATAGAAAAAGAGTATCTGCAGTATTTTCTCAAAACAGAAAAGGTCCGTTATGCTGATATCGGTGTTCGTGTAAATGATGCAAACAGATCAGTAGTCGTCATTGCAAGTGATCCCTATATGCCGGACAATCCTTTTAAAAAAGGTGACTGCATACTGTATTACGACAACAAAAAAGTGAAAAATGCCGCATCATTTATGAGAAAAGTTCTTTTCGGTTCTTTGGGAGCTAAACACACGGTGCAGATAAAGCGTGGAGGAAAGTTGCTGACTTTTGAAGTGCAGAGCAGGCAAAGATACGGCGGTGGTTTTTTGAGTGATACCTTCTTGGAACAAAAAGGGATCTATTTTGATGAGGGTTTACATGTAAGCCGGTTAAAAAAAGCCTTTAAAAACTATGGACTCAAGAGTGGAGACAGACTCATACAGGTGAACGGCATCACTGTAAAGAACCAGGAAGAACTGCGAAAATATATAGAAAACTTTAAAGACTGCTCTTCTTTGTTATTTGAACGCAATAACTTTCAGTTTTTTGTAAAGATTAAGTAG
- a CDS encoding YbaB/EbfC family nucleoid-associated protein, which produces MGKLLEGMQENAAKLQEELANKTFSVKSGGGMIELTFNGNGEVIDLNIDEELLSDKDSLQILLIGAINDANKMVQQNQQNSALSMFGGLK; this is translated from the coding sequence ATGGGCAAACTCCTTGAAGGAATGCAGGAAAATGCTGCAAAACTTCAAGAAGAGCTGGCAAATAAAACTTTTAGTGTCAAAAGCGGTGGAGGGATGATTGAACTCACCTTCAACGGCAACGGCGAAGTCATTGATCTTAATATTGATGAAGAGCTCTTAAGCGACAAAGACTCCCTGCAAATTTTACTTATAGGCGCCATCAATGATGCAAATAAAATGGTACAACAAAATCAACAAAACAGTGCTTTGAGTATGTTTGGCGGGCTCAAATAG
- the panD gene encoding aspartate 1-decarboxylase codes for MLMEMLYSKIHRATVTDANLNYVGSITIDEELLEAAKMRVGQKVEILNINNGERFSTYIILGERGKRDICLNGAAARKVHKGDKVIIVAYGTYDEKELESYKPKVVILDDDNNIDAIHDEI; via the coding sequence ATGTTAATGGAAATGTTGTACAGCAAAATACACCGTGCCACTGTAACTGATGCTAATTTGAACTATGTTGGTTCGATTACCATAGATGAAGAACTTTTAGAAGCTGCCAAGATGAGAGTCGGACAAAAGGTAGAGATCCTTAATATTAACAATGGTGAGCGATTTTCTACTTACATCATTCTAGGCGAAAGAGGAAAACGTGACATTTGCTTAAATGGTGCAGCAGCAAGAAAAGTACACAAAGGCGACAAGGTTATCATTGTAGCCTACGGTACTTATGACGAAAAAGAACTTGAAAGCTACAAACCAAAAGTTGTTATTTTGGATGATGACAATAACATCGACGCTATTCACGATGAGATTTAA
- a CDS encoding (2Fe-2S) ferredoxin domain-containing protein — MGIPQPAFYIFKCEQSAPPGMPKPSCVTPETQDLFQYTAQKLMKEGIMMTAPIVRTSCLNRCSAGPVMLVEPGHTMYVGLNKEKIDRIIEEHIIGGKVVEEYVIDSEMWDEPISPADAKKQMGM; from the coding sequence ATGGGAATTCCACAACCGGCATTTTATATCTTCAAGTGTGAGCAGTCTGCTCCTCCGGGTATGCCAAAACCATCATGTGTTACACCAGAGACGCAGGACCTGTTTCAATACACGGCCCAAAAACTGATGAAAGAAGGGATTATGATGACAGCACCAATCGTGCGCACTTCATGTCTTAACCGTTGTTCGGCAGGTCCTGTTATGTTAGTAGAGCCGGGACATACTATGTATGTAGGCCTAAACAAGGAAAAAATTGACCGTATTATAGAAGAACATATAATCGGCGGAAAAGTTGTTGAAGAATATGTAATTGATTCTGAAATGTGGGATGAGCCTATATCTCCTGCTGATGCAAAAAAACAGATGGGAATGTAG
- a CDS encoding UDP-N-acetylmuramoyl-L-alanyl-D-glutamate--2,6-diaminopimelate ligase has protein sequence MKIELPNQAYKYITENSKECDAETAFVLTHQNSGYIEDAKRNNAHSIVRIEDIAEFFGVDQIKIIGITGTNGKTTTASAIYSFLLDLGYKAAMQGTRGLFMNDEACEGKTLTTPSVLNTYRHIYQAVSAGCEYFVMEVSSHAIVQKRIEGLSFALKILTNITQDHLDYHKTLEEYIHVKNSFFQDESKKLINKDESKAAFNFKNAYTYGIENPATYRLMAYSLNDGSSGIIQHFQEIVPFTASLHGFFNLYNLMAAISATHLITDKSLEEIADVVDNFAGVSGRMEQVCAAPNVIVDFAHTPDGMAQVLNALKEKELIVVFGAGGDRDRKKRPLMGRVAASLAKKVIVTSDNPRYEDPQTIVEDILEGIQEKSNIMVELNRKKAIQMALALQGEDDVVVILGKGDETDQIIYDEKFPFDDREVVKELLNLE, from the coding sequence TTGAAAATTGAACTGCCAAATCAAGCGTATAAATATATCACTGAAAACTCAAAAGAGTGTGATGCCGAGACGGCGTTTGTTCTGACGCACCAAAACAGCGGCTATATAGAAGATGCAAAGAGGAATAATGCCCACTCTATTGTCAGAATCGAAGACATTGCAGAGTTCTTTGGTGTTGACCAGATTAAAATAATCGGTATTACCGGTACAAACGGCAAAACTACAACGGCGAGTGCAATCTATTCATTTTTACTCGATCTTGGCTACAAGGCTGCAATGCAGGGAACCCGCGGGTTGTTTATGAATGATGAGGCATGTGAGGGAAAAACGCTTACCACCCCATCCGTACTCAATACCTACCGGCATATTTACCAGGCAGTGAGTGCGGGATGTGAGTATTTTGTAATGGAAGTCAGTTCCCATGCAATCGTGCAAAAACGTATTGAAGGCCTCAGTTTTGCGCTGAAAATTTTGACAAATATCACTCAGGATCATCTGGACTATCATAAAACTTTAGAAGAATATATACATGTAAAAAACAGTTTTTTTCAGGATGAGAGCAAAAAACTTATAAATAAAGATGAATCCAAAGCTGCATTTAATTTTAAAAATGCCTACACATACGGTATAGAAAATCCTGCAACATACAGACTTATGGCATATTCTCTCAATGACGGCTCAAGTGGTATTATCCAGCATTTTCAAGAGATTGTCCCTTTTACCGCTTCACTTCACGGTTTTTTTAATCTGTATAATTTGATGGCTGCCATATCGGCAACGCATCTCATAACAGACAAAAGTCTTGAAGAGATTGCAGATGTGGTGGATAATTTTGCAGGGGTGAGCGGAAGAATGGAACAGGTCTGTGCTGCTCCGAATGTCATAGTGGATTTTGCACACACACCTGACGGTATGGCTCAGGTACTCAATGCTTTGAAAGAAAAAGAACTGATTGTCGTTTTTGGAGCAGGCGGTGACAGAGACAGAAAAAAACGACCGCTTATGGGCAGGGTAGCTGCAAGTCTTGCCAAAAAGGTCATTGTTACGAGTGACAATCCGCGTTATGAAGATCCGCAGACAATTGTAGAGGATATTTTAGAAGGTATACAGGAAAAATCAAATATTATGGTTGAGCTTAACAGAAAAAAAGCAATACAGATGGCACTTGCGTTGCAAGGAGAAGATGACGTTGTTGTTATTCTCGGAAAAGGCGATGAAACAGACCAAATTATTTATGATGAAAAATTTCCTTTTGATGACAGAGAAGTTGTAAAAGAACTTTTAAATTTAGAGTGA
- a CDS encoding NifU family protein, which yields MIPFTDEELLEPVRRVIDKVRPSLALDGGDIDFITVKNGSVYVQLKGACIGCASSGSTLKYGVERQLRMDIHPEITVVNVPMGMENDIDNL from the coding sequence ATGATTCCATTTACAGATGAAGAATTATTGGAACCGGTTCGGCGTGTTATAGACAAGGTGCGCCCCTCTTTGGCGCTTGACGGGGGAGACATAGATTTTATTACCGTGAAAAACGGAAGTGTCTATGTACAGCTAAAAGGTGCATGCATAGGGTGTGCGAGCAGTGGAAGTACATTAAAGTACGGTGTCGAGAGACAGTTGAGAATGGATATCCATCCTGAAATAACTGTTGTTAATGTCCCGATGGGCATGGAAAACGATATAGATAATTTATAA
- a CDS encoding aldo/keto reductase, which yields MSTFAFGTYRVTDENPLHIEALKEAVYAGIELIDTSTNYTDGGAERAIGKVLRSVPDEIRDKIKIVSKCGYIQGSNLLAHKEMPFEDVVEFSEHCYHSIAKSFLKKQLDASLQRLQMSKLDCYLIHNPEYFLLDALNKGKNRDEVLDEMYQRIYEAFVGLEEEVKEGRISSYGISSNSFAKAEDDLEFLPYESLLTLAQNAADEAGNRQHSFTTVQLPINKVEKEGLKCAAWAKKNGLRVLANRPLNAQKNKLMHRLADYDESREYYTYLNELLQACDNDLLKPLYNLIEQMDENKHRFGWIGEYDTFLHSQIIPHIREALKNLEPDSLDELLRFVDLFLQEYRTMVAYECSKRVRSELKEEFQGCHKKIQVCALEFLYKQDAIDYILVGMRKPSYVQEVMALKDELNNNFMTC from the coding sequence ATGAGTACTTTCGCATTCGGAACTTACAGAGTCACAGATGAGAATCCTTTGCATATAGAAGCATTGAAAGAGGCTGTATACGCCGGGATAGAACTGATTGACACCTCTACAAACTATACAGACGGCGGTGCCGAAAGAGCAATCGGCAAAGTGCTGCGCAGTGTTCCTGATGAAATCAGAGATAAAATTAAAATTGTAAGCAAATGCGGATATATCCAGGGTTCAAATTTGCTCGCACACAAAGAAATGCCTTTTGAAGATGTTGTAGAGTTCAGTGAACACTGTTACCACTCAATTGCAAAATCGTTTCTAAAAAAACAGCTTGATGCTTCACTCCAAAGACTGCAAATGAGTAAACTTGATTGTTATTTAATTCACAATCCTGAGTATTTTTTGCTTGATGCTCTCAATAAGGGCAAAAACAGAGATGAAGTTTTGGATGAAATGTACCAAAGAATCTATGAAGCATTTGTGGGCTTGGAAGAAGAGGTCAAAGAGGGACGTATCAGCTCCTACGGTATCAGTTCCAACAGCTTTGCAAAGGCAGAGGACGATTTGGAGTTTTTGCCCTATGAAAGTTTACTGACACTTGCCCAAAATGCCGCAGATGAAGCGGGAAACAGACAACACAGTTTTACCACAGTGCAACTGCCAATAAACAAAGTTGAAAAAGAAGGTCTCAAATGTGCGGCCTGGGCGAAAAAAAATGGGCTGAGAGTCCTTGCCAACCGTCCGTTAAATGCACAAAAAAACAAACTGATGCACAGACTGGCCGATTATGATGAAAGCAGGGAATACTATACCTATCTGAATGAATTGCTTCAGGCCTGTGACAATGATTTACTCAAACCGTTGTATAATTTGATTGAACAAATGGATGAAAATAAGCACAGGTTCGGATGGATTGGTGAGTATGACACTTTTTTGCATTCACAGATTATTCCTCACATAAGAGAAGCATTGAAGAATTTAGAACCGGATTCTTTGGATGAATTACTCAGATTTGTAGATCTTTTTTTACAAGAGTACAGAACAATGGTTGCATACGAGTGTTCAAAACGTGTGAGAAGTGAACTCAAAGAAGAATTTCAGGGGTGTCATAAAAAAATCCAGGTGTGTGCTTTGGAATTTTTATATAAACAGGATGCAATTGATTATATACTCGTCGGTATGCGAAAGCCCTCTTACGTACAAGAGGTTATGGCTTTAAAAGATGAGTTAAATAATAATTTTATGACTTGTTAA
- the rplQ gene encoding 50S ribosomal protein L17, whose protein sequence is MRHRHGYRKLGRTSAHRKALLANLSISLIEHGKIETTAVKAKELRSYIEKLITTAGKNDSNAHRAVFAALQNKEATKTLVNELAPKYVDRTGGYTRIVRTRIRRGDATPMAFIELV, encoded by the coding sequence ATGAGACACCGTCATGGATATCGTAAGCTAGGTCGTACAAGTGCACACCGTAAAGCACTTTTAGCGAACCTTAGTATTTCGTTAATAGAACATGGTAAAATAGAAACAACTGCTGTAAAAGCAAAAGAGCTGCGCTCTTATATTGAGAAACTTATCACAACTGCTGGTAAAAATGACTCAAATGCACACAGAGCAGTATTTGCTGCGCTTCAAAACAAAGAAGCAACGAAAACTTTAGTAAATGAACTCGCACCGAAGTATGTTGATCGTACAGGTGGATATACTAGAATAGTGAGAACTCGTATTCGTCGTGGTGATGCTACACCAATGGCATTTATCGAATTAGTATAG
- a CDS encoding DNA-directed RNA polymerase subunit alpha, with amino-acid sequence MKKIKTTPLAPQEFEVEQISDNEANIMAYPFEVGYAISLAHPLRRFLLSSSVGYAPIAIKIEGAKHEFDSVRGMLEDISDFILNLKEIRFKLNNDATEAEINYSFAGPCTIKGGDLSNDEVEVVTPDAPLATLNEDSTLNFTLKIAQGIGYVASEDTAAEVDDDEYIALDAYFTPVRSATYKIDNVLVEDNPNFERVIMNIRTDGQISPIDAFRNSLEVMYAQLAVFNSEISIKAPATIERVEESPDLKKLTTNIDSLGLSARSFNCLDRSNIKLIGEIVLMSTNDLKNVKNLGKKSYDEIVEKVQEFGFEVGADLADDVVTALKKKIEAVQAQ; translated from the coding sequence ATGAAAAAAATTAAAACTACTCCACTTGCTCCACAAGAGTTTGAGGTAGAACAAATAAGTGACAATGAAGCAAACATTATGGCATACCCTTTTGAAGTAGGGTACGCTATATCGTTGGCTCATCCACTTCGCCGTTTTTTATTAAGCAGTTCGGTTGGTTATGCACCAATCGCAATTAAAATCGAAGGTGCCAAACATGAGTTTGACTCGGTTCGCGGTATGCTTGAAGATATTTCAGATTTTATTTTAAATTTGAAAGAGATACGCTTCAAACTGAACAATGATGCAACAGAAGCTGAGATTAACTACAGCTTTGCGGGACCGTGTACCATTAAAGGCGGCGATCTCAGCAATGATGAAGTAGAGGTGGTAACACCGGATGCTCCGCTTGCAACTTTAAATGAAGATTCTACACTGAATTTTACGCTTAAAATTGCACAGGGTATCGGCTATGTTGCGAGTGAAGATACTGCTGCGGAAGTTGATGATGATGAATATATCGCATTGGATGCATATTTTACTCCGGTAAGAAGTGCTACATATAAAATTGACAATGTACTGGTAGAAGATAACCCTAACTTTGAAAGAGTTATTATGAATATCAGAACTGATGGACAAATTTCACCAATCGATGCATTTAGAAACTCTTTGGAAGTAATGTATGCACAGTTGGCTGTATTTAATTCAGAAATCAGTATTAAAGCGCCTGCTACCATTGAAAGAGTTGAAGAGTCACCTGATTTGAAAAAACTAACAACAAACATTGACAGTTTAGGATTAAGTGCGCGTAGCTTTAATTGTCTTGATCGCTCAAACATTAAACTTATTGGTGAGATTGTACTTATGAGTACAAACGATTTGAAAAATGTGAAAAATCTTGGAAAAAAATCTTACGATGAAATCGTAGAAAAAGTTCAAGAGTTTGGTTTTGAAGTTGGTGCTGATTTAGCTGATGATGTAGTTACTGCACTAAAAAAGAAAATAGAAGCCGTACAGGCACAATAG
- the rpsD gene encoding 30S ribosomal protein S4, whose protein sequence is MARYRGPVEKIERRFGVSLNLKGERRLAGKSALEKRPYGPGQHGQRRKKVSEYGLQLNEKQKAKFMYGISEKQFRALFVEAKRRDGNTGTNLITLIEQRLDNVVYRMGFASTRRFARQLVTHGHILVDGKKLDIPSYRVKPGQKIEVKEASKKNNQIVRAIELTNQTGLAPWVDIDAEKVYGIFTRLPEREEVVIPVEERLIVELYSK, encoded by the coding sequence ATGGCAAGATATAGAGGTCCAGTAGAAAAAATCGAGAGAAGATTCGGAGTAAGCCTTAACCTAAAAGGTGAGCGTCGTTTGGCAGGAAAATCTGCTTTAGAGAAGCGTCCTTACGGTCCAGGCCAACATGGTCAGCGTCGTAAAAAAGTTTCTGAGTATGGTTTACAGCTTAATGAAAAGCAAAAAGCGAAATTTATGTATGGTATTTCTGAAAAGCAATTCCGTGCTTTATTCGTTGAAGCTAAGCGTCGTGATGGAAATACAGGTACAAACCTTATTACATTAATCGAGCAGAGATTAGACAATGTTGTGTACAGAATGGGATTCGCATCTACTCGTAGATTTGCACGTCAACTTGTAACACACGGTCATATTTTGGTAGATGGCAAAAAACTTGATATTCCTTCTTACCGTGTTAAACCGGGACAAAAGATTGAAGTAAAAGAAGCGAGCAAAAAGAACAATCAGATTGTTCGTGCTATTGAGCTTACAAACCAAACTGGTCTTGCTCCTTGGGTAGACATTGATGCTGAAAAAGTGTATGGTATCTTTACTCGTCTTCCGGAGCGTGAAGAAGTTGTTATTCCAGTTGAAGAACGTTTAATCGTTGAACTTTACTCGAAATAA
- the rpsK gene encoding 30S ribosomal protein S11 — translation MAKRKAVRKKVIKKNISRGIIHIAASFNNTLVTITDEMGNMIAWSSAGSLGFKGSKKSTPFAAQAAVEDAVAKAQVHGIKELGIKVQGPGSGRETAVKAVGAIEGIRVTFMKDVTPLPHNGCRAPKRRRV, via the coding sequence ATGGCAAAAAGAAAAGCTGTTAGAAAAAAAGTAATAAAAAAGAATATATCACGTGGTATCATTCATATTGCGGCATCATTTAATAATACTCTTGTGACTATTACAGATGAAATGGGTAATATGATTGCTTGGAGTTCTGCCGGTTCTTTAGGATTTAAAGGTTCTAAAAAATCAACTCCGTTTGCTGCACAGGCTGCTGTTGAAGATGCAGTTGCAAAAGCACAGGTACATGGTATAAAAGAGCTTGGTATTAAAGTTCAAGGTCCCGGTTCTGGTCGTGAAACTGCAGTAAAAGCTGTCGGAGCTATCGAAGGAATCCGTGTTACATTTATGAAAGATGTTACACCATTACCACACAACGGTTGTCGCGCGCCTAAGCGTCGTAGAGTTTAA
- the rpsM gene encoding 30S ribosomal protein S13 — protein MARIAGVDLPKKKRIEYALTYVYGIGLHTARQILDATGIDYNKRVFELNEEDVAAITKEIRENHMVEGDLRKKVAMDIKALMDLGSYRGLRHRRGLPCRGQKTKTNARTRKGKRKTVGAA, from the coding sequence ATGGCTCGTATTGCTGGTGTTGATTTACCTAAGAAAAAAAGAATAGAGTATGCATTAACATACGTCTATGGAATTGGTCTTCATACTGCCCGTCAAATATTAGACGCGACAGGAATTGACTACAATAAAAGAGTTTTCGAATTAAACGAAGAAGATGTAGCAGCTATAACAAAAGAGATCCGTGAAAACCATATGGTTGAGGGTGATTTGCGTAAAAAAGTTGCTATGGATATTAAAGCACTTATGGATTTAGGTTCATACAGAGGGCTTCGTCACCGTCGTGGTCTTCCATGCCGTGGTCAAAAAACTAAGACAAATGCGCGTACTCGTAAGGGTAAACGTAAAACTGTCGGCGCAGCGTAA
- the rpmJ gene encoding 50S ribosomal protein L36, whose amino-acid sequence MKVRASVKKMCDDCKVIKRRGIVRVICKNPKHKQRQG is encoded by the coding sequence ATGAAAGTACGTGCTTCAGTAAAGAAGATGTGTGATGACTGTAAAGTTATCAAAAGAAGAGGTATTGTAAGAGTAATCTGCAAGAACCCTAAACATAAACAGAGACAAGGATAA
- a CDS encoding ribonucleoside triphosphate reductase has protein sequence MVEYILKRDGSYKQFFSYKIEDAIKKAFLSENVDFDEAVYIKVIQRLEAKRIVAVEDIQDIIEKELYKAKYFDVMRSFILYRHLHKLQREKAIEDDTTYIHSTQTIEEYISGSDWRIKANSNTGYSSAGLVNNTAGKVIANYWLDKIYSKEEGYAHRNGDYHIHDLDCLTGYCAGWSLRVLLDEGFNGVRGRVESDAPKHFREALGQMANFLGILQSEWAGAQAFSSFDTYLAPYLFKDQLSYKEVKKSIRSFIYNLNVPARWGQSPFTNITIDWNVPDDLKDQIPTCKQEHLFKNISDTGLRFKALQRGVSSLTEMTYKHFQKEMHIINKAYYEVMTEGDKTGQPFTFPIPTVNITEDFDWYGENTDLLFENTAKIGSSYFQNFIGSQYKRDKNGEIIANEEAYKPGHVRSMCCRLQLDLRELLKRGGGLFGSAEMTGSIGVVTINMARLGFLHKGNMESLLERLDELMEYAKSTLEKKRVFIQEMYDRGLFPYTKRYLPGFRNHFSTIGVNGMNEMILNFTGGAYDISSTQGIDFATEILDHIRKRMVEFQEETGNLYNLEATPAEGTTYRFAKEDKKRYGDKIIQAGMDENIYYTNSSQIPVGLTDDPFEALTLQDELQTKYTGGTVLHLYMQERLSSTEACRRLVKNVITNFRLPYITVTPLFSVCPKHGYLSGEHEYCPKCDEALIQEYENNKKEAS, from the coding sequence ATGGTAGAGTATATTTTAAAGCGAGACGGTTCCTACAAACAATTTTTCTCTTATAAAATAGAAGATGCCATCAAAAAAGCCTTTTTAAGTGAAAATGTAGATTTTGACGAAGCGGTATACATCAAAGTCATTCAAAGACTTGAAGCTAAACGGATTGTTGCTGTTGAAGATATACAGGACATTATAGAAAAAGAGCTGTACAAAGCAAAATATTTTGATGTTATGCGCTCTTTTATACTCTACAGACATCTTCATAAACTTCAAAGAGAAAAAGCCATTGAAGATGATACTACCTATATCCATTCGACACAGACTATAGAAGAGTATATCAGCGGAAGTGACTGGAGAATAAAAGCAAACTCAAATACAGGCTACTCCAGCGCCGGTCTTGTAAACAATACAGCAGGCAAAGTGATTGCCAACTACTGGCTTGACAAAATTTACTCAAAAGAAGAGGGGTATGCACATAGAAACGGGGACTATCACATACACGATTTGGACTGTTTGACCGGATACTGTGCCGGCTGGAGTCTGAGGGTTCTTCTGGATGAAGGATTTAACGGAGTAAGGGGAAGAGTTGAGAGTGATGCACCAAAGCATTTCAGAGAAGCTCTCGGACAAATGGCGAACTTTTTGGGAATTTTGCAAAGTGAATGGGCCGGCGCCCAGGCCTTTTCATCTTTTGACACCTATCTGGCGCCTTATCTTTTTAAAGATCAACTTTCATACAAGGAGGTAAAAAAAAGTATTCGCAGTTTCATATACAACCTAAACGTACCCGCTCGATGGGGACAATCACCTTTTACAAATATTACTATAGACTGGAACGTTCCTGATGATTTGAAGGATCAGATTCCAACATGTAAGCAGGAGCATCTTTTTAAAAATATTTCAGATACCGGGTTAAGATTCAAAGCACTGCAGAGGGGTGTTTCATCCCTCACAGAGATGACCTATAAACATTTTCAAAAAGAGATGCACATCATCAACAAAGCTTACTATGAGGTTATGACAGAGGGAGACAAAACCGGTCAGCCTTTTACATTTCCTATACCTACCGTCAATATTACAGAAGATTTTGACTGGTACGGTGAAAATACGGATTTGCTGTTTGAAAACACCGCTAAGATTGGCTCCTCCTACTTCCAAAATTTCATAGGGAGCCAATACAAACGGGACAAAAACGGGGAAATCATCGCAAACGAAGAGGCCTACAAACCCGGACATGTCAGAAGTATGTGCTGCAGACTACAGCTTGATTTAAGAGAATTGCTTAAACGAGGCGGTGGTCTTTTCGGCAGTGCGGAAATGACGGGCAGCATAGGGGTTGTCACTATTAATATGGCAAGGCTGGGCTTTTTGCACAAAGGCAATATGGAATCTCTGCTTGAACGCCTTGACGAACTGATGGAGTATGCAAAGTCTACACTGGAGAAAAAACGTGTTTTTATTCAAGAGATGTACGACAGAGGACTTTTCCCTTATACAAAAAGATATCTGCCCGGGTTTAGAAACCACTTTTCTACCATCGGGGTCAATGGGATGAATGAAATGATTTTGAATTTTACCGGAGGAGCCTATGACATCAGTTCCACACAGGGCATTGACTTTGCCACTGAGATATTAGACCACATAAGAAAAAGAATGGTCGAGTTTCAGGAGGAAACAGGCAATCTTTACAACCTTGAAGCCACACCGGCGGAGGGAACAACCTACCGGTTTGCCAAAGAGGACAAAAAAAGATACGGTGACAAAATCATACAGGCCGGTATGGATGAAAACATCTACTATACCAACTCTTCACAGATTCCTGTAGGTCTGACAGATGACCCTTTTGAAGCACTCACTCTGCAGGATGAACTGCAGACAAAATACACCGGTGGCACTGTTTTGCACCTTTACATGCAGGAGCGTCTCAGCTCAACCGAAGCCTGCCGCAGACTGGTCAAAAATGTCATCACAAATTTCAGACTGCCTTACATTACGGTAACACCGCTCTTTTCAGTTTGTCCAAAACACGGCTATCTCTCAGGAGAACACGAATACTGCCCAAAATGTGACGAAGCACTGATACAAGAATATGAAAACAACAAAAAGGAAGCATCATGA
- the nrdD gene encoding anaerobic ribonucleoside-triphosphate reductase, giving the protein MNKNKILEELKEQRQKCIVYTRVMGYHRPVESFNLGKTGEHRQRKQFKE; this is encoded by the coding sequence ATAAATAAAAATAAAATCTTAGAAGAACTTAAAGAACAGAGACAAAAATGTATAGTATACACACGAGTCATGGGATATCATCGTCCTGTTGAAAGCTTCAACCTAGGAAAAACCGGTGAACACAGACAACGCAAACAGTTCAAAGAGTAA